A stretch of DNA from Cygnus atratus isolate AKBS03 ecotype Queensland, Australia chromosome 9, CAtr_DNAZoo_HiC_assembly, whole genome shotgun sequence:
ACGGGAGAGCCACTCTTTAAGTGTTTAAAGTCCTTCTCGTTTTGACTAACACAGGGTTGAGGAGCTTTCATGTGGTGGCGATGGCTGCCGGGCGAGAAGGGGCACCGAGCTCCAGCAAAGCAGGAACCAGCTGCTGTGGCCTGAAAGCTGTCCGGCCACCTCAGCTAGAGCCCAAAGAGGAGAGAGCCATGCTAACAAGCATTAGCACTGCTCCACGGCCCAAAAATCTGTCGAGGCCTGTAGGTCTCTTCCTGAGGCAGAGAGAATgacctgctctgctcagctggcATCACACACTGCGAGCAGCAGGGATCGGCTGTCCTGTGGGCTCCTGGTGTATGAGCATCTGATTGCCACCTCTAAAAGAAGATCTTGATCAAAATGGCACTCAAACCAAGCTTTGCCTCCTTCTGAAAGACGACTTTGGTAGCCCTGCTCCTTACTGATCCAATGCACCGTGCCTACGTGCCAGGACGAAGTCCAAACACACGTTGGGGCAATCAGGTAGGGTGCCAGGAGGGAACCTTGCCAGCTGGCTACCAGTGGCCTCTTTCAGGGCTCAATGGTGTGAAAGCAGGCAGCTCCAAAACATCCTGCTCTGCCCATTGGAACAAGTGCAGCCTGGGGAGCTGTTGGACCCGTCCTTCATGGCTCAGGTTCTGCCATCAAACCAATGGCCACGAGGTTTCAGGGCCCGATGAGGCCGGGAGCACAGGGACAGTGGCATCGTGGTTATTTCTTCCTTCGCTCTGGCAGGGCCCGGGGATCCCTTGTCTCTAAGCAAAAACCCCAGGGTTTTGTCTGCATCGGAAGAAAGTGGTGTTGGGAGCAGCTTCAGCAAACATCTGATGGCAAAGTGGGGTTGGGAAATCTTTGGGTTGGAAACCTGCTTGGGATACACATaaatagaaaggaaagacaagaaCCCTTTATATCCTTTATCCTgtcctctctctgctctctttAGACGAGAGGTAAATCATGGTAAATGCATCTCCTAAGGGGGCCTAATCCCACAGATCCTTGGTCTTGCTTAGACATCGAGGCACTACTAATATAAAGGGTATATTCATTTCTCCAGACAAAGCATCCTCTCTTCCCCCTTTTGAAGTCCAAAATGAAGAGATGATGTGATTGCCCTGAATAGGCATGGGCATATGTAAGAGGTGCAATTACCCTGTCTCATTTAGAGCAAGCTGTAGAGATTTTCTACAAACTTTTCTGTCACATTGCTGTCTGAAGGCAAAGGGCAGAGTGTCAGGCCTTGTAAACACATCTGGCTTTCTGCTTGGATGCCTGCCAGAGCTCTGAAGTCGCTTTGTTGGGGACTGCCAATGCTGCTGAGCTGACGGCTGCCTCTGACCTGTGCGAGCTGTATCTCTTTAAGTAACACAAGGGGAGATAAAGGTGTATTTGCTGTTAGATCTTGCCTCTGTTAATGAGTAAGGAAATGTAAACGAGGTTGTTTGGGTATTGTGGGTGACATTCACCTTTCTAACCAGCCCCCTCTGGCAATGGTAGATGTGTACCCAAAATTAACTATACAATCGCAGAGGCCACAAAGAACAGCTCCATCCGTTCCCAAATATTAGTTTTTTGGGTGACTGTGCTGGCAGTTTAAACGTCAGCGCCACTGAGGAGAAATAGCCAGCAGTGCTTGTTCTGGGCTGAGCTGGGAAGATCCCTGCGATTTTTCCTGTACCCTCCCCACAAGGAAAAACTTCATCAACCCGGGGAGTGACCTGCCGAAAGCCCCCTTCCCGAGGCACTTTGGGGTCTCTGTGCGAGCCACTCGCACAGCACTGGTTGAGAAGAGCCCTGCGAGCCTGATGCTGTGGTGGTCTTTGCACATCAGGTGGGGTGTTGCTGGCACTACCACGCTGCAGGATGTGCCAGCAGCGTTTTGGCAGGCTGGCGTGCAGTTTTAACGTGCCATGGGGCTGGTTTGCAGGGAGCATCCCACGTCCTCAGAGCAAACAGGTCTGGGCTTCCCCTGGTCAAACTGGCCAAAGCAAGAGCTTTTCCTTGGCTTGGTGCTTGCAGGGAGGAGCTCTTCAGCTGTCTTGCTGTACAAATCCCTTCCTGGAGCCCTTCTGCTTGTGGCTGGCTTCTGGAAAACCCCCGGCATGAGATCCATACCCGAAATTCTGTCAGAGGGGAAGGTGTGAGCAGAGAAACCCCAGGGCTGTGGGCTGCTGGGGACCTGCACCTTCCTgatgtccctgctgctgctcctggcacgGCTCCTGGTGCTGACTGCACCCAGGGCTCTTCTCCCCCAGATAAAATGCAGGGCCACGAGCAGGATTCTGACCAGATGAGAGGAAATCCTTGTAAACGCAAAACCTGGGCAACATTAAGGCCAGACCTGGCTGTTGAACTGTGTCCGACTGTAGCTCTGGCACGCTGACATCTGCTCTCAGGATCCCCATGCTGGCATGGGACACCTCTTGCAACAACAGACCCTGATCTTTGGAAGAGGAGCCTAATCCTCCTGGTTTATCTCCCCCAACCTGGTTATCAGCACTAGTCAATGAGTAAGTTACTTTTACTAAGAGCTAGGGCAGAAAGTCTCTCTGAAACCCTTGCCCAGGCTGTCCAGCCTCATGGTGCTGGCGTGGGGCAGTGTTTGCTAAGCCCGTTGTAGCTGGACCATGCATTTTCCTGGCTTAAAACTGGTGGCACACAGCGACCTCCCTGAGCTGCCCCACCTCGGCTGTGcctgaggagctgctggtggccaAGGTGAAAGTCAGGGAGCGGGCACGCTGGCTCTGCCACCTTAGGGGCACCTCTTGGGAATCACAGACCCCATGTGGCTGGGTGGGTGCATggatttctgctctgctttcatcCTCGGCGCTCTGAGACCTCCATGTCCCACAGAGGTGCTCTGCAAGGGCAGCTGCCTGTCGCTGGCACCTCTGAGCCATTCGTTCCCCATTAAACTGGGAGCTATTAAATGTCGGGGGGGGAGTCTGGGACCTGTTTATGACACGGAATAGGGAAAGCGTTCACCACGTGTGCTGCGGGTAAGAGCTTCCTGGTTCACCTCCAGGCATGCTAATGCCGTGCCAGGGCCGGGCACTGCACTGGCCCTCATGTGGCGTTCATTCACTGTCGGCTGGCAGAGCTCACTCGTGGCCTCTTCCCTGTGCCGGGGCTGTTAAACATGTGCCAGCACTGAAATCCTAATTATAGCCCTGCACTTACCCCTGCAAACATCCCGTGCTCCCATGGGACGCGTCCCAGGGCCGGTGGGGCTGAGGGGCTGTGTTTGTGCTGGGGGGGATGCGGTGTTTGCAGAGGGGGAGCGAAGGGGGATTGTGTGGGAAGGGACCCCGAGGCGCAGCGTGTGGGGTGGGGACGCAGCTCGGCTTTGTGGTGCTTCTGGGGCTTTGTGCTCGTGCAGGAATTGGGGAACCTGTGAGCTGTGGGGTGGGTATGGCCCTTGGGGCGCTAACTGTTCCCCATGGCGTGGTGTTATCGCGGTTATAGCACAGCCAGCTGTGGGCTATAGCCCGAGGTGCCCACGGAGGCCACCGCCACCCTGTGTCACAGCGTGTCACACACTGGGGGTGCACCTTACACCCGTGGGGCGTGCAGTCACCCCCTCCTCTATCAGTGCCTCACGCACGCCCCCTTTGCAACCCTCACATCCTCCTCTACCCCTTCCCACCTTCTTTCACCTGCCTTCCAGCACCTCCCGCGTTCGCCAGGGGGCCCGTGCCAGGGGCCTCGGCGTACCGGGGGGGTGGGATGGCACCGGGGGGATGCTTTGGGGCCGgttggggtgggatggggccggggagggtgggatgggatggggctgggatggggccaGCCCCTTGCGGAGCTCCGGGCCCGGTGCCGGGAGGCGGTCCGGGGGGCGGTGCGCTGCTGCGGACCGGGCTCGGCGGAGGAAGGGGAGGCTGCGGAGGAGGCTGCGGAGGATGGAGGCTGCGGaggagctgcgggagctgcgGGCGCTGGTggagcgggcgggcgggcggcgggcagtgctgctggtggccgAGGGAGCTCCGGTGGCCTCCACCTTGGCCTCGTTCGCCCGAGACTTGCTGGGAGACGAGGCTCCTCCGGCACCGGGACCGACACCGGGACCGATAGCGGGCTGCCCCTCCCgctcccggtgccggtcccggggcggcggcggagggcggcgggcgctggcggcggggctgctgctggtgctgtgccgcggcggggcggcgagGGGCCGAGGGAACCGGGCACGGCTGCGGGAGGTGGTGCGGGACGTGCGGGGTCGcctccccccggggccgccgcccgccgccgtCGTCGGTGTCCTCCTGCccgggggggacggggaggaCGCGGCCGTGCTGGACGCCACCCTCCGCCGCCACTTCCCGGCCCCGGGAACCGTGCAGGGGGCTCGCTacagccccggcagccccgcagccctccAAGAGTGCCGTGCCGCAGCCTGCCGAGCTCTGCGAGcggccctgcagcaccccgcAGGTACCGCGGGTACCGGGCACAGGGTGGGCATCCCGCCCGGGTGGGTCAGGGAGCCGCGTGGTGCTTCCCCGTGGGGTCTGTTCCATCCCGATGGGAGCCCATCCCAAGGAGAAGTGCTGCTTCTCAATGGGGTTTGGCCTTCTGCAATGGGATTTGCTCCGTTGGCCGGTGGGATCAGCCCCTCCTTGGTTGGACCTGGCTCTCCGCCACGGGAGCTGCGCCATTGCGGTGAGATCTGCCCCTCTCCGGGGAGATCTGGCTGTTCCCAAAGGGATCGGCTCCATGCTGACGGGGTCTGAGCCTTCCCGGTGGGATCTGCCCCTTCCCGGTGGGAATCTCAGCcctggcagctggggaaggtTGGGAAGCACTGAAGCAGCGCTTGGATGGCAGGGATGTGGCCTGTGGCAGCTGTGAGATGGTGGCACCCCGTGCTTACGTCCAGGGGACGGGGGCTTGGGGTGCAGCCCGTGCCGCAGGTCCTGCGGGAGGAAAGTGCTCGTGTCGGCTTCACGGAATGAGTTAGAACAAGTGGGTGTTTGGGTGTAAAACCACATGCTGTTGGTGGCCAGTGTGAGCACTGTGAGGGTGGCAGGATGAAAGCTGGGTGTCACCGGGGCCTTGAGGCGAGAGGCGAGGCGTGTTTGTGTGCAGGCACAGGGCGCTGGGCAGCTGGGCAGGCTCTGCCCCACGACAgccacacaaaaaaatacaggctCACGTTAATCTTAGGCACTGCTTGTCTTGGGCTgttcccctttcttcctcctttaatttttcccacttttctcttgctctgcttCAAGTCCAGGCGCTCTGGCATTCTGCTCTTTCTGGGCCCTGCCCCTGAGGGGTCCCAGCGGTGCTCTGCAGCTCCGCGGGGACAGCTCCTCTGTGACcccagggacacggggacagccGGCTGCAGCTCAGGGGCTTCTTCCCATCGGTTCAGCTCGGGATCCTGGATCTGAATGCTGAGGGGCATTGAGACCAGTGGGACCCACTGCATCCCCCTGGAGGGTGTGGAGCTGTCTTCTGCCAACCCTTTGCGCTGAGGCAGGCGTGTTCCCCTTTCCATCTTCCCTCTTTCTGAAGGCTTTTGCTTTCCTCACATTGTTCCTGCTGCAAGAATTCCTTCTGGTGATCTCCCAGATGCCAGTGCACCCTCCAGTTCTGCTCTGGtgggacagcagctgcagaggcaaAAACCCATCCCTGCGTGTCAcctttttccacctttgcaCTGCTGGCACTTGCCTCAAAACATGTATCTTTGTGACTGGCTGTGGATTTGTGCTCCGTGCAGCTGTGGGGTTGGAGAGCAGtggagaaagagcagcagaaagcctgAGCAggcgctgccagcagcctgtttgtgtgtgctttgtACGCGTCACGGGTAGGAGGACTCAGCTTTAATTCACCTCTGGGTGCTCTTAGTCATGTAAGTGTCCCATGGCCTGCATGTGCAATGAGGATGCTCCTCCGCTGCAGGGTCAGCTTCTTTTCATGCCCCTGTGAGCCCTATGTACCGAAACCTCCACATGGCTCCTGCTGTGCCACTCTGGAGAGCTGGGGACCTGGCAGTGCCAGCCACATGGAGGAGAATGGGCTTCAGTGCGGCCTGGACTCCTTCACCCTGTGGCCTTCCCCCAGGAGAGTAATATATTTAGTGTAGTGTGAGGGAGGAATGTATGAAATATGGGCCTGGGGCTGTGGAGCGCCCTGCAAAGCAGGTTCTAGGGGTGCCACAGAAAGATGTCATCAATGGGGGCTGAGCTTGTCACGTTTCCCTTCTCAGCTTTGAAGTTTCCCTTCTCAGCTTTGAAAGGGCCTTGTGCTAAGCTGACAACAGATGCTCTTGCATCTGAATAAGGATACTGGGAAGATTGCAGAATATCTGCGTATAATTTGTAAGGCTGTGTCCATGTGCTTGTGCCCTTTTTATTTCAGACCAGCCTCAGTGCCCTTTCCTCATCCAGCACAtcactgccctgctctgcccaggagaGCCACCCTGGCACTGATCGCCTTGCTGGGAAGGTCCCAGGCTCTGTTCATTGTGTGGTGGAGCTGGGACGGGAGCAGCAACGGGGCTCACGTGCCTCAGGTCTCAGCAGGAACGAGCCAGGTGCCCCGGTGTGTGCGGAGCCCCCGAGGGCTGTGAGGAGGGGATGTGTTTGTGGCTGCAGGTTTTGGTTTGTGGACGGGTAGGAAACACGGCTAATGTAAACCTTTTGGTGTCGCAATGGTGCGATAAGACGAAGGACGCTGAAACGGTTTATCATTTGTCACTGGGAGATAAGATCTGATTAGGAGGTGAAAGGCTGTGAGGTATTTCAATGgggatgctgagctgctgctcttggAGACCGTACAAAATGAGCTGTTGTAGTGTTTGCAAGCTTTCATGTTATAGTGAAACACTACAGCAGCTTGGAAGTAACTTGCTGTGACCTTCATTGTCCTCCAGAATAAAATGCTGTATGTGGATGGAGGCCACATGCTCTCTGCACCTTGCAAGCGTTACAGCTTTAGTTTTTTGGTGTCTTGcaagcccctgctccccacggGAGTGCTGAAAAAAGGGGGGAGCAGTCAGTAGGTCGAGGTGGCAGAAGCTGTGTGgtaatacaaaagaaaaacttccttCTGCAGGAGTGCTCTAGGCGTGTTAGTCCTCAGGACCACCACGTGCGCTGGCTGAGCCCCTGCCAGGTTTCTCTTCCTGGGCCGCCAGCGGCTGTGTCCAAACCAGCGTCTGCTGGGGGAAACGAGCCTTCGGGGTGGGTTCTGGCAGCCCTGTCGCACAGTGGAAACCAACACTGGGGACAAATTTCCAGGCACTGAAAGCCTGAGATAAGGATTTCCAGGAGCTGCCCTGTGCTTTTCAGCAAGGAGGGCCCCAGTTTTGCTGCTGGAGGGGGTGAGTCGGGAGGTGGGGGAGCACGGCACAGACCCAGCACTGTTCTGAACTGGTCTTCTCTCGTTTGTccagaagaggagaaggagagggagaggtggaggctgcctgccttcctgcagtGCGCTTCTTGGAGCCGGAGGAGCCGGAGAAAAGGCCACATATCGAAAGATGCAAACAACGTTCATGAAGGTATGCCCAGCTCCCGTGAGTACACCTTGTGTGACTGCTGGAGGTTCCTCACCAACTCCCTGGTGGTCCTCATGCCCACACCCCTTGCTGGTGGCCTCCTgaagccagctccagctccagacATCTCTTC
This window harbors:
- the C9H2orf72 gene encoding uncharacterized protein C2orf72 homolog, which codes for MEAAEELRELRALVERAGGRRAVLLVAEGAPVASTLASFARDLLGDEAPPAPGPTPGPIAGCPSRSRCRSRGGGGGRRALAAGLLLVLCRGGAARGRGNRARLREVVRDVRGRLPPGPPPAAVVGVLLPGGDGEDAAVLDATLRRHFPAPGTVQGARYSPGSPAALQECRAAACRALRAALQHPAEEEKERERWRLPAFLQCASWSRRSRRKGHISKDANNVHEDDQQDPQEVALTSLSPNGNYEEAAGGTDT